From a region of the candidate division KSB1 bacterium genome:
- a CDS encoding DUF4870 domain-containing protein, translating into MSGQTGSKDEKTWALFCHIGALAGFVFPFGHIIAPLVIWLVKKEELPLVDDQGKESLNFEISMTIYVLAAGLLSLVLIGIPILIALGIFWLVEIIIAAIRANEGQRFRYPLNLRLIK; encoded by the coding sequence ATGAGCGGGCAGACTGGAAGCAAGGACGAAAAGACGTGGGCGCTGTTCTGCCATATCGGTGCCCTGGCCGGTTTTGTGTTTCCGTTCGGCCACATTATTGCCCCCTTGGTCATCTGGCTGGTGAAGAAGGAGGAACTGCCGCTGGTAGATGACCAGGGCAAGGAGTCGCTCAATTTCGAGATCAGCATGACCATCTACGTCCTGGCGGCAGGGCTCCTGAGCTTGGTGCTCATCGGCATCCCCATCCTCATTGCGCTCGGAATATTCTGGCTGGTGGAGATCATCATAGCGGCCATTCGCGCCAACGAAGGTCAACGGTTCCGCTACCCGCTGAACCTGCGGCTCATTAAGTAG
- a CDS encoding cyanophycinase gives MKRHALTAFACLVVAVASAQAGQRGFLLIVGGGAKPTPAVEEFVRLCGGGPILVITSASASPEEAGPSAARLFAEAGAHQVSWLHIAGPDTANADTTVERIRQARGVFFTGGVQTRLMERLAGTRAEEALRSLYFERGGCIGGTSAGAAVLSEVMITGDGDLGKLERGNIVTARGLGFLTTCIVDQHFVARQRNNRLLSLVMEKHLIGLGIDESTAIVYYPNDTFRVYGEGSVLVYDPRRASVPPAPESKRLTMEGIRLTVLKAGQTFDLRRGRTR, from the coding sequence ATGAAAAGGCATGCGCTTACTGCTTTCGCCTGTCTGGTCGTCGCGGTCGCTTCTGCCCAAGCCGGACAGCGGGGATTCTTGCTCATCGTGGGGGGTGGCGCGAAGCCCACACCCGCAGTGGAGGAGTTTGTGCGCCTGTGCGGGGGTGGACCCATCCTTGTCATTACCAGCGCCAGCGCCTCCCCTGAGGAGGCCGGGCCCTCTGCGGCACGCCTGTTCGCTGAGGCAGGGGCGCACCAGGTAAGTTGGTTGCATATTGCCGGGCCTGACACAGCGAACGCGGACACCACTGTGGAGCGCATCCGGCAAGCACGGGGAGTGTTCTTCACCGGCGGCGTGCAGACCCGCCTCATGGAGCGCCTCGCGGGCACACGCGCGGAGGAGGCGCTTCGCTCGCTGTACTTCGAACGCGGAGGTTGCATCGGGGGCACAAGCGCCGGCGCCGCAGTCCTCAGCGAGGTCATGATCACCGGCGACGGCGACCTCGGGAAGCTGGAGCGCGGTAACATCGTCACTGCGCGGGGCCTCGGCTTCCTGACCACCTGCATCGTGGACCAGCACTTTGTGGCCCGGCAGCGCAACAACCGCTTGCTCAGTCTGGTGATGGAGAAACACCTGATCGGCCTGGGCATCGACGAGTCCACGGCCATCGTCTACTACCCTAACGACACGTTTCGCGTCTATGGTGAGGGCTCGGTGCTGGTCTATGACCCGCGCCGTGCCTCGGTGCCGCCAGCGCCAGAGTCCAAGCGCTTGACCATGGAGGGCATCCGCCTTACTGTGCTCAAGGCCGGCCAGACCTTTGACCTGCGCCGCGGGCGGACGAGGTGA
- a CDS encoding DUF362 domain-containing protein has translation MRQVVTPKDYVAVKLHFGEEGNGTHLPPSMVRPIVSFVKECGGRPFLTDTCVLYRSPRSNGITHLELAHAHGFTLEATGAPIVMADGLLGDSEITVPIPGKLFSEVSLAREAMRANALVVVSHVTGHVAAGLGATIKNLGMGLASRRGKLRQHSAMKPQVKPDVCTGCEECVRWCPEQTIEMRDGVAFIVTEGCIGCGECLTTCRFDAIRYDWKVANDDLQRKIAEHALGAVIQRREKVLCFNFIVSVTKDCDCLAIAQSPLFEDIGVLASRDPVAVDKAALDLILQRVGKPLHQMAYPRVDGSVQLAHAEAIGLGTTRYELRTVH, from the coding sequence ATGCGCCAGGTGGTGACGCCGAAAGACTATGTGGCGGTGAAGCTGCATTTTGGTGAGGAAGGAAATGGCACCCACCTGCCCCCCTCGATGGTGCGCCCCATCGTCTCGTTTGTCAAGGAGTGTGGGGGACGCCCGTTTCTCACCGACACTTGTGTGCTTTACCGAAGTCCTCGAAGCAACGGGATCACGCATCTGGAGCTGGCCCACGCCCACGGCTTCACCTTAGAGGCCACCGGAGCGCCGATAGTCATGGCCGATGGCCTGTTGGGCGATAGCGAAATCACCGTGCCCATCCCCGGCAAGCTCTTCTCTGAAGTCTCGCTGGCACGCGAGGCCATGCGCGCCAACGCGCTGGTCGTGGTGAGCCATGTGACGGGGCATGTGGCTGCGGGCCTCGGGGCGACGATCAAGAACTTGGGCATGGGATTAGCCAGCAGACGGGGCAAATTGCGCCAGCACTCGGCCATGAAACCCCAGGTCAAGCCTGACGTATGTACAGGCTGCGAGGAGTGCGTCCGCTGGTGCCCAGAGCAGACCATCGAGATGCGCGACGGCGTGGCATTTATCGTCACTGAGGGGTGCATCGGCTGCGGCGAGTGCCTCACCACCTGCCGCTTTGATGCCATCCGCTATGATTGGAAAGTGGCCAACGATGATTTACAGCGCAAGATTGCCGAACATGCCCTGGGGGCAGTCATCCAACGACGCGAAAAAGTCCTGTGTTTCAACTTCATCGTATCGGTGACCAAGGACTGTGACTGCCTGGCCATAGCGCAGTCGCCGCTGTTCGAGGACATTGGTGTCCTGGCCAGTCGGGACCCGGTGGCGGTGGACAAGGCCGCCCTGGACCTCATCCTGCAAAGGGTTGGTAAGCCTCTGCACCAGATGGCCTACCCCAGGGTGGATGGAAGCGTGCAGCTCGCCCATGCCGAGGCGATTGGGCTGGGCACGACCCGCTACGAGCTGCGTACCGTCCACTAA
- a CDS encoding T9SS type A sorting domain-containing protein has translation MRGKAIMAGVIWFTLAAGAAHGQGACLHLQEVILHVMNGTGGESLTFRTRPQEGSAVWDRSGFLTADPTFTRPSDMEVELDPDGTWLRNDQGWSTESPDGQVCLGRGVYEVAVVGRMGSFEIECYGTHKVVSGDAVVTYDAGQDIFDASSLDLYDGPDDLEPTPPRNFRCTNAGRDGENPRFEWEQPEPNGVAYWYNVYRRRPSQGWRRVASGLSGREWTDEEVVINRAQGVEYLYCATDYTSRWPESDYSEEARIVGELGKRAVDSGALSEAARDPLAALCVYPNPCNPLATVRYVVPEEGAVKVALYDLAGREVAQPAEGHPGAGEYQARLDGHGLSSGVYLVRMLCGAVAPSAKVLVVK, from the coding sequence ATGAGAGGCAAGGCAATCATGGCAGGGGTGATTTGGTTTACTCTGGCCGCGGGCGCTGCGCACGGACAGGGGGCTTGCCTGCACCTCCAGGAAGTCATTTTGCACGTGATGAACGGGACAGGGGGTGAATCCCTCACATTCAGGACGAGGCCCCAAGAGGGGTCAGCGGTCTGGGACCGGAGTGGTTTCCTTACCGCCGACCCCACTTTCACGCGGCCCTCGGACATGGAGGTGGAGCTGGATCCAGACGGGACGTGGCTCAGGAACGACCAGGGGTGGAGCACGGAATCGCCCGATGGGCAGGTGTGTCTGGGCCGTGGAGTCTATGAAGTAGCCGTGGTGGGCCGCATGGGATCGTTCGAGATAGAATGTTATGGCACGCACAAGGTGGTTTCCGGAGATGCGGTGGTGACATACGATGCTGGCCAGGACATCTTTGACGCTTCCAGCCTCGACCTCTACGACGGCCCTGATGACCTAGAGCCTACGCCGCCGCGGAACTTTCGCTGCACCAATGCCGGACGTGACGGGGAAAACCCTCGCTTTGAGTGGGAACAGCCGGAACCGAACGGTGTCGCTTACTGGTACAACGTCTACCGCAGACGCCCCTCGCAGGGGTGGAGGCGTGTGGCCTCCGGCCTCAGTGGGAGGGAGTGGACCGACGAGGAGGTGGTCATCAACCGTGCTCAGGGAGTTGAGTATCTCTACTGTGCCACCGATTATACCAGCAGGTGGCCGGAGTCGGACTATTCTGAGGAGGCTCGGATTGTGGGTGAATTGGGGAAGAGAGCAGTGGACTCTGGGGCACTGTCGGAGGCGGCGCGCGATCCACTAGCCGCGCTCTGCGTCTACCCCAATCCTTGCAATCCTCTGGCGACGGTCCGCTACGTGGTGCCAGAGGAGGGGGCTGTCAAGGTGGCCCTGTACGACCTTGCGGGGCGGGAGGTTGCGCAGCCTGCCGAGGGTCACCCTGGGGCGGGTGAGTACCAGGCCCGATTGGATGGTCATGGCCTGAGCTCTGGGGTGTATCTTGTGCGCATGCTCTGTGGGGCCGTGGCGCCGAGTGCCAAGGTGCTGGTGGTGAAATAG
- a CDS encoding M28 family metallopeptidase, whose product MRRLTLVLLVLTVFLACGEGKRQRRTPSATPQPFAELADAAPQRNPVIAKMLAQVSADSLRALVETLAGFETRHTFSDTTSERRGIGAARRWLGRRLLAYRAACGGRLRVEEDRWTEEVPGFGRATLVNVLATLPAADPALQSRVVLVCAHYDSRSAEARDAITAAPGANDDGSGVAALLELVRVLGRYRFEANLVFAAVAGEEQGLLGSARLAQMVKDHGWELLGVLSLDMIGNVVGGNGVVDSTSIRCFSEGVPQVETVADRGLRWRLGSENDSPSRQLARYAKAQAETYLDDLRVRLVFRPDRLGRGGDHLSFNRAGLAAVRFTEANEHFGRQHQVVRIEQGVQYGDLPEFVSSSYLTRATKAVGAAVAGLALAPRAVQEVTVDRGHGYDAHLIWRDPAPMDDLAGYKVYLRETTAPTWQKQVFVREATEATITGLCIDDYLFAVAAVDRDGNESLPVLAVPGQS is encoded by the coding sequence ATGAGAAGGCTCACTCTCGTTCTGCTGGTCCTTACGGTCTTCCTGGCGTGCGGGGAGGGCAAGCGCCAACGGCGCACACCGTCTGCGACACCACAGCCCTTCGCCGAGCTCGCAGATGCGGCGCCGCAGCGCAATCCAGTGATCGCCAAGATGCTGGCGCAGGTTTCCGCCGATAGCCTGCGAGCGCTTGTGGAAACTCTCGCCGGTTTCGAAACTCGGCACACCTTTTCCGATACGACCTCGGAGCGGCGCGGCATCGGTGCGGCGCGGCGATGGTTGGGGCGGAGATTGCTCGCCTACCGGGCCGCCTGCGGCGGACGCTTGCGCGTGGAAGAGGACCGATGGACAGAGGAGGTGCCTGGTTTTGGCAGGGCCACCCTGGTGAACGTGCTGGCCACCCTGCCCGCTGCCGATCCTGCACTGCAATCGCGCGTAGTGCTGGTGTGCGCTCACTATGACTCGCGCTCGGCAGAGGCTCGCGACGCCATTACTGCCGCCCCAGGCGCAAACGATGACGGAAGCGGCGTGGCGGCCTTATTGGAACTAGTGCGCGTGCTGGGCCGCTACCGCTTCGAAGCAAACCTGGTCTTTGCCGCCGTGGCAGGCGAAGAGCAAGGTCTCCTGGGAAGCGCCCGCCTGGCCCAGATGGTCAAAGACCACGGGTGGGAGCTCCTCGGCGTGCTTTCCCTGGACATGATCGGCAACGTGGTTGGCGGCAATGGTGTTGTGGACAGCACGAGCATCCGGTGCTTTTCCGAAGGGGTGCCTCAGGTCGAGACTGTTGCGGATCGAGGCCTGAGGTGGCGCCTGGGCAGTGAAAACGATTCCCCTTCCCGGCAGCTGGCCCGTTATGCTAAGGCTCAGGCGGAGACTTATCTGGACGACCTGCGCGTCCGTCTGGTCTTTCGCCCGGATCGCCTCGGGCGCGGCGGCGACCACCTCTCTTTCAATCGCGCCGGCCTTGCTGCGGTGCGCTTCACGGAAGCCAATGAACACTTTGGCCGGCAACACCAGGTGGTGCGCATCGAGCAAGGGGTGCAGTATGGCGACCTGCCGGAGTTCGTTTCCTCCTCCTACTTGACGCGCGCTACCAAGGCTGTGGGCGCAGCCGTGGCGGGACTGGCCCTGGCACCGCGCGCGGTGCAAGAGGTGACCGTGGACCGCGGTCATGGCTACGACGCCCACCTCATCTGGCGGGACCCTGCCCCGATGGACGACCTGGCCGGCTACAAGGTCTACCTCCGCGAGACGACTGCTCCTACCTGGCAGAAACAGGTGTTCGTTCGCGAGGCCACAGAGGCAACCATCACAGGCCTGTGTATTGACGATTACCTTTTCGCCGTGGCAGCGGTAGACCGCGACGGGAACGAAAGCCTCCCCGTTCTTGCCGTCCCGGGGCAGAGCTGA
- a CDS encoding TIGR00366 family protein → MNLTRLQLPHTLVLIGTIILVVAALTWVIPGGRYHRRIDENGREVVDGGTFAFVERKPQGLFAVLKAPLLGIRQTADIIGFILIIGGVFAIIQQTKVVDAAIARVAHRLRHRGMLVIPAGMLLFSLFGAVFGMSEEVIPFVPIFIPLALALGYDSIVGVCIPFLGAGLGFAGAMLNPFTIGIAQGISGLPLFSGMGYRIVVWLLSTALGIALVMLHAARVRKKPESSPVYLLDQTREKIVASDDPAAAQLTRRHKAIVVLFVLALVVMIVGVMRFRWFIPEIAAVFLGLGIATGIAARLPLNSIADSFVAGARDLVGAALVVGFARAILVVATDGQIVDTLMYALSNAIARLHPVFAAQLMYVAQTVLNFFVPSGSGKAALTMPIMAPLADLIGITRQTAVLAYQLGDGYTNMIIPTSGVTMAVLGMARIPWEQWARWLLPIEIALFVLGLLLVIPPVLLHWGPF, encoded by the coding sequence ATGAACCTGACCCGGTTGCAGCTTCCGCACACCCTTGTGCTCATCGGTACCATCATCCTAGTGGTGGCCGCCCTCACGTGGGTCATTCCCGGCGGCCGTTACCACCGCCGCATCGACGAAAACGGCCGCGAAGTGGTGGATGGAGGGACATTCGCCTTTGTCGAGCGAAAGCCCCAAGGCCTTTTTGCCGTGCTCAAAGCGCCCCTGCTGGGCATCAGGCAGACCGCAGACATCATCGGCTTCATCCTCATCATCGGCGGGGTCTTTGCGATTATCCAACAGACCAAAGTGGTGGACGCGGCCATCGCCCGCGTGGCACACCGCCTGCGCCACCGCGGCATGCTGGTCATCCCCGCAGGCATGCTGCTCTTTTCCCTGTTTGGCGCCGTGTTTGGCATGAGTGAAGAGGTCATCCCCTTCGTGCCCATCTTCATCCCCCTCGCGCTGGCCCTCGGTTACGACAGCATAGTCGGCGTCTGCATCCCCTTTTTGGGCGCGGGCCTGGGTTTCGCAGGCGCCATGCTCAACCCCTTCACCATCGGCATTGCGCAGGGGATTTCCGGCCTGCCGCTCTTTTCCGGCATGGGCTATCGCATTGTCGTCTGGCTGCTGTCCACGGCGCTCGGCATAGCGCTGGTGATGCTCCACGCGGCCAGGGTGAGGAAGAAACCCGAAAGCAGCCCTGTGTACCTCCTGGACCAGACGCGCGAGAAGATTGTGGCATCCGACGATCCGGCCGCGGCGCAACTCACCAGGCGCCACAAGGCTATCGTCGTGCTCTTTGTGCTGGCGTTGGTAGTGATGATCGTCGGCGTCATGAGGTTCCGCTGGTTCATCCCCGAGATCGCGGCTGTGTTCTTGGGCCTGGGCATTGCCACCGGCATCGCAGCACGCCTGCCGCTGAACAGCATAGCCGACAGTTTTGTCGCCGGGGCCCGAGACTTGGTGGGGGCGGCGCTGGTGGTAGGGTTTGCACGCGCCATCCTGGTGGTTGCTACCGACGGGCAGATCGTGGACACACTCATGTACGCTCTCTCCAACGCGATCGCCAGGTTGCACCCGGTGTTCGCCGCGCAACTGATGTACGTGGCACAGACAGTGCTCAATTTCTTCGTCCCCTCAGGCAGCGGCAAAGCGGCCCTCACCATGCCCATCATGGCGCCGCTGGCCGACCTCATCGGCATCACCCGCCAGACCGCGGTGCTGGCCTATCAACTCGGCGACGGCTACACCAACATGATCATCCCCACCTCAGGGGTGACCATGGCCGTGTTGGGCATGGCCAGAATCCCGTGGGAGCAGTGGGCGCGCTGGCTTTTGCCCATAGAGATCGCCCTGTTTGTCCTCGGTCTTCTCCTGGTCATCCCCCCGGTGCTGCTGCACTGGGGGCCGTTCTGA